GAGTCTGTCTCCGAGGTCGATCTTTCCCTAACCTAAATTTCTATCTATCTCATTCTCATCTTAACATGTTATTAAATTCTTTAGCTGATAACATTGGAAATCCGTCATTTGCTTCAATTCATAAAGGAATTCGATAAATCTCGATTGAATATTGTACGATTATCAATTTGTGTCTGCTTTATCGTCTAATTTGTCGATTATGAGGCTGTTTGGAGTGATCAGCGATTGTAATGGATTTGTAGATTGTTAAGAGCCGCGGATATGTGGAGAATACGAGGTTAAGTAACTTGAAGTTGTTGATTGGAGCCATTGTCATAATCATTGCTCTATTTGCTCAGTTCTACAACAAGAAATTTCCAGAGAACCGAGACTTCCTGATTGGATGCATTGCATCATATCCTTTTTACATGGGTAACATGtagtttaaataaataaataaatcctacAGTTTTCATCTAATATATTTCTTaaagatgattttttttgcattttgataTGTTGGAAATGCCAAAATCAGTTACTAAATGGGTTCTGCTATTTGCTTTCAACATTATTTTATCATGATTTCCAATTCTAATTTCCATATTCGATAAGTGCGTGAAGTTGGTTCAAGTgtttttaaaagtatttttttcCCATAAATTTCAGACCATACTTATGTGTTATATCAGCAAACAAATGTTATTTGAAATGGTTGGTTTTAAAAGAGGTTTTTTGGAGAATTCATAAATGCATTTTTGGTAAGGACTATGTGAATGTAATTGAAGAGTTCCTTGTTCAAATGATAATACTCTCAAGTCTGTTTCATCCTTGACTCTGGCAAGTATATCATCGTCAATGGGATATTACAGGTGGTTTCATACACTAAGGAGAAAAATGCAATCTTGTTCACTCATCCTCCTGTGGTAAgcttattttctgttttggtcAATGGGTTGGCGAAATATATGTTTGGAAGCAATTCAGATGGTTTGACTGACATTTTGTTTAAGATTTTAATACTACCCTGTTGCTGTCTCTTGTGTGAGGAAGACAAGTTGTGGTCATTAAGAATGTTGTCTTGTATCTTTATGCTcgaaatttcaaatatttccttGGTTGGCCTGTGTTGGCTTGGCTTAGATTTGTTAACATGGCTGGTTGTGTGAATGACATAATTGAACTCTCAAGTCTTGTTCAGGTTTTGCTCTAAATGATCAAAACTGACCAGATTTTGATCTCACATGGTTGATTTGCCTGCAGTGCAGAATATGAACCTATACTGAAACTTATATGAGagtgttttccttttttgcatGTTTAATTTGTACATCTGATATTTGAAACTAGGTGTcatttgatttcttcactAGTAACTAGGCACTGTTAGTTGCTGGTAATTCTGCCAAATATGTCAGTCATATCTAAGATTTGGAAGAGCATAGAGAAGTTGGAATTTGGTTTCATTAGAAAATTGGTTTCATTAGAGAATTTGTTTCGTTGTCCATTTCCTCATTAGTAATTCATATGTACAGGGAGCCTTCAGCACTGGGTTGGTGGTGTCTTCCAAATTACCAAGATTTTCTGACTTGTACACACTTACAGTAGCAAGTGCGGATCCAAAATCAATATCTGCAAACAAACCGGTGGAATTCACGAAGAGTGTTACTCAGTGGTAAGTACTCGCAACACAACTCACAATTGTGTTTGTATTGCATCTTGGAGTTTCAGATTGCACTAACATATTTTGATCTCCTTTCTCCTTCTCTGTCTACTGTTCCAGGTTTACCAAGGATGGAGTATTGGTGGAAGGCCTGTTCTGGAAGGAAGTAGATGGACTGATAAACGATTATGCAAGAGAACCCAAGAAGAGCAAGTGAATTTCGGCTTTGCGGAGACCCCAATCTGATTCAGTTCTCATACAGAATGAACTCTTTAAAGTGTTGTGATTTTTGCATAAAATGTTGGTAGCCACAATGAATTTGAAAGACACTCTACTCCATCATTTATAATGAACACTGGGGTTCCAAACCTATTTTGTACGTAGACCTTTCAATTTGACTCCAGATTGACGACTATTCTAATTACTGGGGGTCAGATTGACTCCATCCTTTATAATGTTTTAATACTTTACTTCACCGAGGCATTTTTGGCgttattgaatttgaatgtttcactTTTAAGGCCTTGTGCCTTTATATGTGCATGGATGCTACAGATTTGGAAATGCCAAGTGCAAGTGCACTAACAACCTTCAACTGTTGATGCAATGTAGACCTCTCATGTGTCAACGGCCACCAGCCGCCAATCGGGCATAGCGGTTCACTCAAGCACCACTCTTTTCAATGGAGAATTCACTCAATCCGACATACTCGAACTCGATCCAATTTATCGAATTGGCCCACAACTTAAATAATTGGGTCTGTTGGATGGACTTATATTGGGGACAAACGAACGCcgcaaatgaaaaaaaaagaaaaaaagaggaaaactaGACGACACTGGACACCTCCAGATGCTTCTTCTACAACCTTCTATTGCCTCTTCCCCAAGTTTTCTTCGGTCTTTTTCTCTCGCTCTCTGAAGAGGAACTATTTTATagcaaaaccctaaaccattgAGCTTGCTTTTGTGATTATTTGGATTCATTTCATGGTCAAATGGCGAGCCGCAGAGCCACAAGACTCACCCAGTCGACTTTGGCTTTGGCATCCCTGAACGCCTCTAAAGCCTCaagaaactctctctctcagtctcGTGCAATCTCAGTGGCAGCCTCCGCTCGCGCCTTCGGTAGCTCCGTCGCTCCGTTCTCTCGCCCCAACGTTGTTTCAGAGAGCAGTACTGTCGTTTCAGTCAAGTGTTTGGCAACCGCCTTCACTCGCAGCTTTCACTCTTCCACTCCCAAATTCTACTCAGCCACAACCTCTTCTCAGGTCACAAGCTCTGAAAGTTTTCTCATTTAATTTCATCAAGTATTGAATTGTGTGAAAAGAATTGGAGgctaatttttgttgttgattgaAATATCAGGCTAATCCGAATGAGTACACTGAAATGGCTTGGGAGGGCATTGTGGGTGCTGTTGATGCCGCCCGAGTTAGCAAGCAACAGGTTGTGGAAACTGAGCACTTAATGAAAGCGCTTTTGGAGCAAAAGGATGGTTTGGCCAGGAGAATTTTCACCAAGGCTGGCGTAGACAACACCACGGTTCTTCAAGCTACTGATAACTTCATTGCTCAGCAACCCAAGGTGCTTTGATAAAAACCCATATCTCATTTTGCATCATATCAAATATGTAATGGCTTTGTTCGTAGGAGGTAGTGAACAATTTGAACATTGTGTTGTGGCAGGTGACGGGTTCCACCTCTGGGCCTATAATGGGCTCACATCTGAGTGGTGTGTTGGACAATGCCCGGCGGCAGAAGAAAGACATGGGAGATGATTTCGTGTCGGTGGAGCACCTTGTGTTGGCGTTCCAGTCAGATACTCGGTTTGGGCAGCAATTGTTTAGAAATCTCCAGCTTAGTGATAAGGATTTGAAGGAGGCTGTTAAGGATGTTCGTGGAAGTCAAAGAGTCACTGATCAAAGTATGATGTGCTCCACCTCAAGTTGATATTTTAGAATTCTGTGTATTTGCTATTTTTATAtgctttaattaatataatccATATTGTGTATAGATCCTGAAGGAAAATATGAGGCCTTGGATAAATACGGGAATGACTTAACTGAACTCGCTAGGCGTGGCAAACTTGATCCTGTTATAGGCCGAGATGATGAAATACGACGGTGTATCCAGATATTGTCCAGGAGAACGAAAAACAATCCTGTTATTATTGGTGAGCCTGGTGTGGGAAAAACTGCAATTGCTGAAGGGTATGTTCATTCAAGTGCATTGCTTTGCTGTACTTTGTTATGACTGTTTCAAAAGGTTTTAAGATATATGCCttagtttatttaatttatatgagTAAATTCGTTGGCTTGATGCATCCCTTACATGCCTTCTGGGCACTACCGTAACACTTTAAGAAGTAAGATTGTTCAATCAACCACCCAGGTGTTCTGGTATTCTCAAGCATTGTTATTGTCACATAAAGACGGATGTTGAACAATTTGCCTGGTGGCataaattgccagattattCATTATGCATCCTATGCATTCTTCTGTTGTATTGTTTTACTATAACTTTTGTATGATCTGCAGATTAGCTCAACGAATTGTGCGTGGGGATGTTCCAGAACCGCTATTGAATAGAAAGGTAGTCATtcgttttagttttaattatCAATTCTAAAAATTATAAGACAATAATAGTTTTATGTAGAAACAAAACCTTggtttcaaaatattttttccttGATCTTCAAATTTATACATAGTTTTGCATTTTGTCTTCTATTCTACAGTTGATTTCCTTAGATATGGGTTCATTGGTTGCTGGTGCCAAGTTTCGTGGGGATTTTGAGGAAAGGTTGAAAGCTGTTTTGAAGGAAGTTACTGCTTCAAATGGACAGATTATATTATTCATTGATGAGATTCATACTGTTGTAGGAGCAGGTTTGTGCAAAACTAGTGTCTTTTTATTGTGGGTCTGTTGTGTTTTCTCCTGATGCCCTTGTTAATGATTCTTGTAGGGGCTACAAGTGGTGCAATGGATGCTGGGAACTTGTTGAAGCCAATGCTTGGGAGAGGTGAGCTTCGTTGTATAGGAGCAACTACATTAAATGAGTACAGAAAATACATTGAGAAGGATCCTGCACTTGAGCGTAGATTTCAACAAGTATTTTGTGGCCAGCCATCTGTTGAAGACACAATATCCATTCTTCGTGGCTTGCGTGAGCGCTATGAGCTGCATCATGGTGTGAAAATATCAGATAGTGCCCTTGTTTCTGCAGCTGTTCTTTCTGACAGATACATTACAGGACGTTTTTTGCCTGACAAAGGTAATAATAATTTCCACCTTATAGGGCTCTCTTGTTTAGGGTGGCAGGAGGGGATGAGGAGGGGTGGTGGGATttgttttctcaaaatataatttgtgttaatttgtgtttgatagaTCTTGCAAGTACAGGAATAAGATGCACTCATTTTTTTGGAAACTTCCATTGGGTGGATTTCAACCAATACAAATAGAGGGCTTGGAGCCAAcgtaataaagaaaagaagggaTGGAAGAACTagaattttctttatggttCCCTCTTGTGAATTTGTCTTCATGTTTAGTATTGGACTAGGATATCTGATtctataaaaatgaaaaaaatgaaaagctTAGTCACACCACACCCTTCAAGACTCTTACCAttaaattcttttgttttcttttttgccaaCTATGAGTTTTGTAACTTACCTTCTCTGTTTCAGCCATTGATCTTGTTGATGAAGCTGCTGCAAAGCTGAAGATGGAGATCACTTCTAAGCCCACTGAATTGGATGAGGTAGACAGAGCTGTGTTGAAGTTGGAGATGGAGAAGCTGTCTGTCCAAAATGACACTGATAAATCATCGAAAGAAAGGTTAAGCAAACTGGAAAATGATCTGGCATTGCTTAagcagaaacaaaaagaattaaCCGAACAATGGGATCATGAGAAGGCTCTCATGACTCGGATACGATCAGTTAAAGAAGAGGTATTCCTCCATTATTGTTGTTGGCAAGGTTCCTCATCCCTTGTTTTGCTGATTCATATGTTTCTAATTTTCGTAGATTGATAGAGTAAACCAAGAGATGGAAGCTGCTGAACGTGATTATGACCTAAATCGTGCTGCAGAGCTCAAATATGGAACTCTAACATCCCTACAACGCCAGTTAGAACAGGCAGAGAAAAACCTTGCTGAGTATCAGAAGTCTGGAAATGCTTTGCTTCGAGAAGAAGTCACCGATCTTGATATTGCTGAAATTGTAAGCAAATGGACTGGTATACCCTTGTCAAACCTTCAACAATCAGAAAGAGACAAGCTAGTTATGCTAGAACAGGTTCTTCATAAGAGGGTGGTCGGTCAGGATATAGCTGTGAAATCAGTGGCTGATGCAATTCGACGTTCAAGGGCAGGCCTATCTGACCCAAACCGACCAATAGCAAGTTTTATGTTCATGGGTCCAACTGGTGTGGGGAAAACAGAGTTAGCAAAGGCTTTGGCTGGCTATCTCTTTAACACGGAAAATGCTCTTGTCAGAATTGATATGAGTGAGTATATGGAAAAACATGCAGTTTCACGCTTGGTTGGGGCACCACCTGGTTATGTCGGTTACGAAGAAGGTGGGCAGTTAACAGAAGTGGTTCGTCGAAGACCTTATTGTGTAGTGCTGTTTGATGAAATAGAGAAAGCACATCATGATGTCTTCAACATTTTATTACAATTGTTGGATGATGGGAGGATCACCGACTCTCAAGGGCGAACTGTAAGCTTCACCAATTGTGTGGTGATAATGACCTCAAACCTGGGCTCCCACTACATACTTGAAACTCTTCGTAATACACATGATAGCAAGGATGCAGTTTATGACGTGATGAAAAGACAAGTTGTTGAGTTGGCGAGACAAACTTTCCGCCCTGAATTTATGAATCGAATTGACGAGTATATTGTCTTCCAGCCTTTGGACTCAAAAGAGATCAGTAGTATTGTTGAGCTACAAGTGAGTAATCGATCTTCCACCTTTCATTCTTTTAGATATGATctaaatgtttttttcttttctttttctttttctttcttattagAGATGGTGGTTAAATGCTTCAATGCCCATTCCGATTGCAGATGAACCGGTTGAAAGACAGGCTGAAGCAGAAGAAAATTGATCTTTACTACACAAAGGAAGCTGTGGAGCTTCTGGGTACATTGGGCTTTGATCCAAACTATGGTGCAAGACCAGTTAAGCGGGTGATACAACAGTTGGTTGAGAATGAAATTGCAATGGGATTCTTGAGAGGGGATTTCAATGAGGAAGACTCTCTTATTGTTGATGCTGAGGTGCCCCCATCTGTCAAAGACCTTCCTCCCCATAAGAGGTTGCGCATCAAGAAACTGGAGAACACGTCTACTGTGGATGCCATGGTTGCGAATGACTGATCTCTGACTGATTCCGGTGCTTGGAATTGTAAATAAAGCTTAACAAAAAGGTTGGTGTTGGTTTGTTTTAGCTTTCAGATGTTAAGACAAGAAGTGCCTGCCTGAGTTACGTATTGTGGACAGTTCTGTTTAAATCTATACTCTAATTTCTAACCAAACAAAAGATTAAcaaataagttatttttttaCCGGGTGGTTAGGGGCATGTGTCTCaattcaagtggttaagagcagttgaagaaagaaaaatagtttTCCGACATGGGTGATTGCCCTTAGCGTATGCGTATCCCGTCCCattcaattgaaaatttgCATCCAAATCAAGTTTTGTGACAGAAGAATAAAGAACAATTCGAATCCTAGTATAGGATAAGGATTGTAGGGAAACAAACAGATGGAGGGAAAATGTCAAAATCGCATCAAAATTTATCACTGGACTGGACCCACGCATGAAAAATGTCGATATAAATATTATAGCTACACTACTGATATCATTGTCGTCGTCTTTACCAATTAGAGAATGTTTTGGGactaaaaatccaaaatttgtaTGACTTGACACTTCGTAGGTGGTGCCCATAAACAAACTCATAATAATTCACAAAGCAAAAGCTTAACTATGTTCATTAATAATGGATGCTAATTTTCTTCGTGTTAAAGTGCTAAACTCATAATTGAACGACTCTTTGTTAGGATGCAAAAGTCATATCATAATTCTATTTggcatttgtttttgttgtcttcttcttttccaattGCTCTCAATCAGTTCATAACCCACACCACTCATCCTCAGTCTCATCTTATCGTAAAATTATCATTATTAGTCACGAGATTAATCAAATATGACAATTATCATCACTGACCAATATGCATGCAACCCTCACAACCAATAATTAATCATGCTTTGATTAGGATAGCCTCCTTTGACAATCCAAATGAATTATGAACCTACCAAATATGCATCCTCTCTGTCTAATCATTATATTTCAAGTGTAAACCTGATCAGTGTGAATCTGCCAACTTTTTTTCACTTGAAGTCAACTATATATAACAGATGGCacggtttttatttatttattttctatttacataacttatttatttattttctatttatatataacaGATGAAtcaattgtttgtttttcaacTCTTTATTCAtagattatttttatataaaaaaaatatatatacacgcaTAAATTGAGTAACAGTTAAccatttaataaaataatacttaTTTTAGTGTTTGTCTAATCATTTAATCACAACTAGATGTCTTTATTTAtgcttaaaattttgaaaataataataattctgATTACCAAAATACAATACTAATTGAGTACACAAATAAAGTTATTGTTGCGTGGATGCATTAGAAAACCAATATAAACTTTGGAAAATGCCTCAACAATATGGTGGGATAAGATTATAAAGTAAGAAACTATAAATTTTGGAAATGAAAtccaaattacaaaaaatttggTTACCTGAAACAGTCTCACCCTTAGCCCAAATTAGAACCCATGAATAGTCCAACTCCAACCccaaaagtcaaatttttattgCTTGGACTTGGACTTGGGCAACATTCGAGCCAGACAGAGAACCAGAGAAGCTTTCTTTGCACACACTTTGACGTGAACTACTACTTTGCAATTATACCATACACTCACCGTACCTTACTTATCGTACACCCCACATCTAGGCCCCAAACAAAAGGACACGGCAGGCCCCACACGAAGCTTCTTCCATCTATAATTCAATGGACGGTAGCGACGGTGTCAGTACACTACACCGTATTAATGGTGCAAAATTACTCATTTCCCTATGCGAAAACTGATGGCTTGCTTTGGAAGTCCCTTTCTCAGTTTTCTATCTCCCTAGTCCCTCCCCCACACAAATTTTAGAAATGgctttttcatttctcaacaagcctttttctttctacaaattatttatttattttaagatcAAATAACCAAAGGGAAAATGTTGTAAATTTGCACGTTCTATTGTCTTGAAGAGTAAGGAAAGGCACTGTTTGTGTTGCACACCAGCAGATCAAGGACTTTTCCATAATTCACAAATTTGTAATATAACGATATCATCTCCGCTGGAGTATGTTGGAGGTTCAAAGCCGTGAACTAAATTTTCATACGTATTGTGAAAAGTCattcatttataatttaagGTAAATTCAAGATTTAAAGTGAGTGACGAAGTTTTGATGTGTGGTATAAAATGTATGTTATTCATACGTTGAAGTAGATTTTAGATTCAATGTACCGAGTAAAATTTTGAAGTGCAACATCAAAAGTCAACAATTCTAGATTATGCATTTAAAGATTAAAGCATTATTTAGCGTAAATAAATCATCTATaatttaagtattttataaaaCTCCGTAACTAAATTTTGACGCGTGGCGTACGAAGTTTTGATGTGTGGTATAAAATGTATGTTATTCATACGTTGAAGTAGATTTTAGATTCAATGTACCGAGTAAAATTTTGAAGTGCAACATCAAAAGTCAACaattataatttagactagATTATGCATTTAAAGATTAAAGCATTATTTAGCGTAAAACATAAATTATCTATAATTTAagtaaattttatatttaaactCCGTAACTAAATTTTGACGCGTGGCGTAAAAGGTTAGTCATGGATAATCTTGTAATGCAATATTTAAGTTAACAAATtacctttattttttaagatgCAGAAAACTGTTGGTGTATTTAAATAGTGGTAGAAAACTATTATTGTGTAATTTGAAAATGACATTATTTttagtgaaaaaaatttaaaattcgaTAAATTTAGAAAGATACAAACAGGGCCTTAAATATCACTCCCTGTGTCTCTGGTGTCAGTGTTCAGTAAGAAGCAGAGTGTCTGGGACTGAGAgctcattataaataaacaacaaagaaaaccaGATTTACAATTAAcaaatactctctctctctctctctctctctctctctctttctctttctcgcATTTAGGCTCGTTTCTCCGTGCAATGTAGTTCACTACAAAACTAGCAGAGAAACGATATGGCCAAGTGTCACCGAAACGACATCGGATCCGTCGTGCTAGACCGCGCTACCACCACCACGTCCGCCGGAGGAGGCGGTCACTTCCGTCTCTGGTCATCCTTCTCCGGTGCTTCATTCCGCCGGAAAATCTTCTACGCCGTCAGTTGCGGCGGCAGCTCCCGCTATCGCCACCACAACGACAAAAACAACGTCGCTCCGTCCAGTCCTCCCCCTCCCCAGGCCACTGCCACTAGATCAACGACGACAAAAACGACGCCGCAGTCGCACTCCAAAGAAAAAGAGCTGGAAAAGGTAAAACCGAAGTCCGAGAAGCTCTCGGATCTTCTGAACCTCGCGCAGTTTTCGGAGTCAGAGAACGACGACGTGACCAAGAAGAAGGTGGAGGCTTTGGATGAGCTGAAGCGCGTGGCGAAGGAATTGCAGGTCGAAGACGACTCGGCGAAGAGGAAAGAGGCGGCCAGCAGAGTGAGATTGCTCGCCAAGGAAGATGTGGAAGCCAGAGCGACGCTGGCGATGCTCGGAGTCATTCCTCCGCTCGTCGCCTTGCTCGACTCCGACGACGTCGTTGCTCAGATCGCATCGCTCTACGCTCTGCTCAATCTCGGGATCGGCAACGATGTGTGAGTTAACACGTTCTTCGGATTTTGAGCCTTCTCTgatctaattttgtttttatgtcaTTTTCTCGTTTTAATTTCTCTCTGTGATTGTTCTTCTTGCatgcatttttgttttatcaGTTTCTTAGCTTTGATTAATTGGgcaattggttttggttttaattcgtgtttttgttttctatcaTTTTCATGCCGTGATGTTTTATTCTTCCGTCATTTTCAAGGCCGAGTAGTTTTTCCACTGTTTTttacttggaaaataaattatttatatttattccaACTGTTCTCATCTTCAGGCTCACAGTGTTGCATGTTTGTGAAATGATGAACTCTGTCATGGACACCTCATAGTGTTAATTGCATTCTGCAGTTTATTTTcgatttttttgttattttgcgTTCTGTTAATTTGCTTTATTCCCATTTTAATTGCATTTGAATCACTTTTATTGACCCATTGTTGCATTTGTTtctgaattaaaaaaatttatcaatgCTTTTTGGACCACTCCTTTTGCAGAAACAAGGCTGCAATTCTCCAAGCAGGGGCTGTTCACAAAATGCTTAAACTCATTGAATCCCCAAATCCTCCAGACCCATCAGTCTCAGAAGCTATAATTGCAAATTTCCTTGGCTTAAGCGCATTGGATTCGAATAAACCCATCATTGGAGCTTCAGGTGCCATACCCTTCATGGTTAAAACCCTCAAGAATTTGGACAACACAAGTAGCCCTCAAGCTAAGCAAGATGCCTTGAGAGCTCTCTACAACCTTTCAATCTTCCCATCCAATATTTCGTTCATATTGGAAACTGATTTGATCCCATTTTTCCTGAATTCGCTTGGAGACATGGAAGTGAGTGAAAGAATCCTTGCAATTCTAAGCAACATGGTATCTGTCCCCGAAGGTCGAAAAGCAATTAGCAGTGTCCGGGATGCATTCCCAATATTGGTTGATGCATTGAATTGGAACGATTCGCCGGGGTGTCAAGAGAAGGCATCCTACATTTTGATGGTGATGGCACACAAGGCATTTGGGGATAGGCAAGCCATGATCGAGGCAGGAATGGTATCGGCATTGCTTGAATTAACGCTTTTGGGTAGCACATTGGCACAGAAGAGAGCCTCAAGGATCTTGGAGTGTTTGAGAGTGGATAAAGGAAAGCAGGTTTCACAAAGCTTTGGTGGGAGTATGGGTGCAGTGGTTTCTGCTCCCATTTGTGGCTCTTCGTCGTCTTCTACAAACCCGAACATGGGTTCCAAGGAGTGTttggaagaggaggaggacaTGATGAGTGAGGAGAAGAAAGCCGTGAAGCAATTAGTGCAACAGAGTTTGCAAAACAACATGAGGAGGATCGTGAAGAGGGCCAATTTGCCGCAAGATTTCGTCCCATCGGATCATTTCAAGTCACTCACCtcaagttcaacttcaaagAGCTTGCCATTTTGAGGAATTAGAGCTGCCAATGAAGATGTGGAGATTGAATTGAAGTGAAGAATTTATGAAGTTAGTAGTCTTCTTTTCATACTTATATCATATTTCCAGCTTCTGGGCTTTTGTAGCTTTTGTTAGTAGATTAACttgttaaaatttataataGTTATCATAAATTATAATCTAGTAGCAGGAATTTTGTTTGGTTAAATTCCAGTTTGCTCTTAGTTATCCGTTTTGGCCTGAATATGAAAGAAGCTGAAACCGTAACACAATTTCTAGAGAGAATTTCTTGTCAGTGGCATAGAAtgcaaaaatggaaaaatacaaGGGATGCTTTAGTCATAAAATATTTGCTCTGCGCATCCCCACAATCATAGGGTCACTTTCAACCCATTAGTACAATTTTGTCCAACTCATTGGCCCTACCCACAATTAAAATTGCTAATGTAACCCGCATCTACTGGAAGAGGTGTCGGTCATTTTCTACCTTGCATGAAATAGGGACAGTTCAGGACCTTCACCGTCTGGGAATCTTTACTTTGGAATTGGAAGAGGTTGTTTTTAGTATTCTTGGTCTGAAAGTCTCACCTGGAAATTTACAGAGTCGAATAATTAATGAATTGATTATACAAATTGCAATGAGAACATTAATGAATTGATTAATTTCTTAATCTCCTTCACGTCTTCATTAGTTTAATATTGTATTAATTACCAATTTCTATTAACAATTTACAGATCTGAAGAGAAGAACCAGAGCAAAGCTGAGCCGTTCGTCATCAAGTAAGGTCATAGACATTTCTGTCCCCACTGAGGTACATGTATTATCACATAAACTTCATGGTGGGGTATGGGGCATTTTGTAATCTATGTAAATTTAGATCTTTTGCTATATGATTGAGTAACTGGACTTGTCtctgtgtgtgtatatatttgtAGTGTGAATCTGATATTTACCTCTGggccttttattttgttatttgaaatGTGCAAAATTTTGGTTGTGTACAGTAAATTTTGCTATCTACTACTCTGCTTTAGTCTGCTACACACAGTCACAGAGGGATGCAACATTTACTACAGTGCAATAGATTTTAAagatctgtttttttttcttaaaaaggCTACATGCTTTTTATTATCCAttggtattttttatttttaacctAATCGCACTCGGTCCACTTGTATTGAGATAcaatcatattttatttacttattgCTATGGAagtggggtaggtccaaggcTAGGCCCTGCAGCTTCTGGACAGTCCGGTATGGTCTGATTCAATTGTTTATGCACCAAAGTGCAAATGCACGTGTAGCTGTGTGTAAGtcaatatttaattttgaatgCCGTTAGGTTTGTAGGCAATAATAGGTGAACGGCAAAATTAAACTCAGGACTTCGGGTGTAGGAGTAGTAAAAGCAGGTTTTGTTGAGTTGAGTTGTAACCGTAGCTTTTAGGTCAAACATTTTAGGCTGCCTTTTCACATGTGAGATTTTAAAGCAAGTAAGGTGCGGATTAAATGCGGCCGTCCAATgtatttattgaatatattcagacccaaaaaaacaaaaaagatttaTCGAGTATGAAGGACAGTGGTGACGTACACGTGGCCCTGTTAGGGcttttttccaaaaattgtgaaaaac
The window above is part of the Prunus dulcis chromosome 1, ALMONDv2, whole genome shotgun sequence genome. Proteins encoded here:
- the LOC117626473 gene encoding chaperone protein ClpB3, mitochondrial isoform X2 produces the protein MASRRATRLTQSTLALASLNASKASRNSLSQSRAISVAASARAFGSSVAPFSRPNVVSESSTVVSVKCLATAFTRSFHSSTPKFYSATTSSQANPNEYTEMAWEGIVGAVDAARVSKQQVVETEHLMKALLEQKDGLARRIFTKAGVDNTTVLQATDNFIAQQPKVTGSTSGPIMGSHLSGVLDNARRQKKDMGDDFVSVEHLVLAFQSDTRFGQQLFRNLQLSDKDLKEAVKDVRGSQRVTDQNPEGKYEALDKYGNDLTELARRGKLDPVIGRDDEIRRCIQILSRRTKNNPVIIGEPGVGKTAIAEGLAQRIVRGDVPEPLLNRKLISLDMGSLVAGAKFRGDFEERLKAVLKEVTASNGQIILFIDEIHTVVGAGATSGAMDAGNLLKPMLGRGELRCIGATTLNEYRKYIEKDPALERRFQQVFCGQPSVEDTISILRGLRERYELHHGVKISDSALVSAAVLSDRYITGRFLPDKAIDLVDEAAAKLKMEITSKPTELDEVDRAVLKLEMEKLSVQNDTDKSSKERLSKLENDLALLKQKQKELTEQWDHEKALMTRIRSVKEEIDRVNQEMEAAERDYDLNRAAELKYGTLTSLQRQLEQAEKNLAEYQKSGNALLREEVTDLDIAEIVSKWTGIPLSNLQQSERDKLVMLEQVLHKRVVGQDIAVKSVADAIRRSRAGLSDPNRPIASFMFMGPTGVGKTELAKALAGYLFNTENALVRIDMSEYMEKHAVSRLVGAPPGYVGYEEGGQLTEVVRRRPYCVVLFDEIEKAHHDVFNILLQLLDDGRITDSQGRTVSFTNCVVIMTSNLGSHYILETLRNTHDSKDAVYDVMKRQVVELARQTFRPEFMNRIDEYIVFQPLDSKEISSIVELQRWWLNASMPIPIADEPVERQAEAEEN
- the LOC117626473 gene encoding chaperone protein ClpB4, mitochondrial isoform X1; this translates as MASRRATRLTQSTLALASLNASKASRNSLSQSRAISVAASARAFGSSVAPFSRPNVVSESSTVVSVKCLATAFTRSFHSSTPKFYSATTSSQANPNEYTEMAWEGIVGAVDAARVSKQQVVETEHLMKALLEQKDGLARRIFTKAGVDNTTVLQATDNFIAQQPKVTGSTSGPIMGSHLSGVLDNARRQKKDMGDDFVSVEHLVLAFQSDTRFGQQLFRNLQLSDKDLKEAVKDVRGSQRVTDQNPEGKYEALDKYGNDLTELARRGKLDPVIGRDDEIRRCIQILSRRTKNNPVIIGEPGVGKTAIAEGLAQRIVRGDVPEPLLNRKLISLDMGSLVAGAKFRGDFEERLKAVLKEVTASNGQIILFIDEIHTVVGAGATSGAMDAGNLLKPMLGRGELRCIGATTLNEYRKYIEKDPALERRFQQVFCGQPSVEDTISILRGLRERYELHHGVKISDSALVSAAVLSDRYITGRFLPDKAIDLVDEAAAKLKMEITSKPTELDEVDRAVLKLEMEKLSVQNDTDKSSKERLSKLENDLALLKQKQKELTEQWDHEKALMTRIRSVKEEIDRVNQEMEAAERDYDLNRAAELKYGTLTSLQRQLEQAEKNLAEYQKSGNALLREEVTDLDIAEIVSKWTGIPLSNLQQSERDKLVMLEQVLHKRVVGQDIAVKSVADAIRRSRAGLSDPNRPIASFMFMGPTGVGKTELAKALAGYLFNTENALVRIDMSEYMEKHAVSRLVGAPPGYVGYEEGGQLTEVVRRRPYCVVLFDEIEKAHHDVFNILLQLLDDGRITDSQGRTVSFTNCVVIMTSNLGSHYILETLRNTHDSKDAVYDVMKRQVVELARQTFRPEFMNRIDEYIVFQPLDSKEISSIVELQMNRLKDRLKQKKIDLYYTKEAVELLGTLGFDPNYGARPVKRVIQQLVENEIAMGFLRGDFNEEDSLIVDAEVPPSVKDLPPHKRLRIKKLENTSTVDAMVAND